The Prevotella sp. E2-28 genome includes the window TACTTATTCGCAAAGAATCTTGCAAATCTTATCTTGAAACTCGCGACCGTCACGAGCTCGTTGTATGCCTTGATTGATGATAGCGAAACAGAGGCGGTGACCGTTTGACGCTGTGCAATAGCCCGCTAATGCTGAAACACCAGTCACAGTGCCTGTCTTGGCTTGCACGTTTCCTTCTGCCATCGTTTCCTTCATTCGCTTTTTCAGCGTGCCGTCTTCACCTGCAACAGGTAATGAGGGCAACAGATGGTCGTAGATGGGCTTGTGCTTATAAGCATAGCGGAGCAGACGAAGCAGACACTCTGCAGAGAGGTAGTTGTAGAGTGAAAGTCCGCTGCCATCAGCCAAGCGGTAGCGACTGCTGTTCAGTCCTGCTCGTTCCATGGTGGCCCTTTCCTGGCGTTGTGCGTAAAGTGCCTTAGCAGGTCGGTCGTTTTTGGCTGCTACTTGATAGTACACAGCTTCTGCATAGAGGTTGTCGCTATCTTTCATCATGCGCATCAGTATCTGGTCAAGAGTCCGCTTGCGCTGGCTGAGCAGTTTTGCATCTTCTTCAAGCGTTCCCTCTTTAACTTTCAGCTTATCCAGCACAACTTCATAATTATTCAATGCACTGATAAACATCATCAGGAAATCAGCCTTTCGATCTATAAGTAGTGGTGAAAGGGTAGGGTTGTCATCATCCCAGCACCAACCTTCTCCCCATTTTAGCGTATCTTTCATCGAAACATCGGCTATGATGCTGCCGCAGATGGTGTCTATCCCCATTTGTTTTACACTACGGGCAAAAATATCCATGTCGTCAAAAGAAAAAGCCGGGTCCATGCCGCCTACGCAGAAAAGATCACCGTAAAGGGTGTGTCCTTTGATATCACCTTTATAATATAATGAGGTGGAAAACTCGTAGTTTGTACCTAGATAGTCTAGTGCAGAAATAGCTGTTACCAGTTTCATGGTAGATGCTGGACGAAGAAGCTGACGTTGATTCACGCTGAACAACTGACAGTCGTCCGTCAGGTCCCAAACCATCAGCCCCATCTGCGTGTAATCCAGCAGCGGGTCGCGCATCATAGAGTCCAGTCGGCTCTGCATCTTCAGGGGCCAAGGCAACTGGCTCTCTGTTGTATCTTTAATAGCGGGTAGTTCACTGACTGTCAGTTCCGTCTGAGCATATACGGTAACTGACAGGAAACTAATTAAGCCAAAAATCAATCTTTTCATCATAATGAGTGCAAAGATAGCGTTTTTTGTGGAGTTATGGGAGATAAAGGAGTTAAAGGGAGTTAAAGGACAATAGAATTTGATATAGAAGTATTACCTTTGCACCTATAAAATTGACGTTATGGTCTATAAATATGACTTTCTGATTATCGGAGCTGGCGTGGCCGGTATGAGTTATGCCTTGAAGGTGGCTCGCGCCAAGAAAGGTAAAGTGTGTATCATCTGTAAGACTTCGCTCGACGAGGCCAATACATCGTTTGCCCAAGGCGGTGTTGCATCAGTTACCAATCTTGCTGTCGATGACTTCGACAAGC containing:
- the dacB gene encoding D-alanyl-D-alanine carboxypeptidase/D-alanyl-D-alanine-endopeptidase, with amino-acid sequence MMKRLIFGLISFLSVTVYAQTELTVSELPAIKDTTESQLPWPLKMQSRLDSMMRDPLLDYTQMGLMVWDLTDDCQLFSVNQRQLLRPASTMKLVTAISALDYLGTNYEFSTSLYYKGDIKGHTLYGDLFCVGGMDPAFSFDDMDIFARSVKQMGIDTICGSIIADVSMKDTLKWGEGWCWDDDNPTLSPLLIDRKADFLMMFISALNNYEVVLDKLKVKEGTLEEDAKLLSQRKRTLDQILMRMMKDSDNLYAEAVYYQVAAKNDRPAKALYAQRQERATMERAGLNSSRYRLADGSGLSLYNYLSAECLLRLLRYAYKHKPIYDHLLPSLPVAGEDGTLKKRMKETMAEGNVQAKTGTVTGVSALAGYCTASNGHRLCFAIINQGIQRARDGREFQDKICKILCE